CAAAAAAGTGACTCAGGATGACGAGAGTGTTATTCGTGTCTTTTTGAAATATGATGATCAGGAAAATCCAATTATTCATGGAATCCAATCTGTATCTACTCCCGGTAGACGGGTTTATACAGGTTACAAGGATATTCCCCGTGTATTAAATGGATTCGGTACAGTGATTGTTTCTACTTCAACTGGAGTGACAACTGGCAAGAAAGCCACTGTCGGGAAAGTCGGTGGTGAGATCATCTGTAAGGTCTGGTAAGGGGGAGAATTAATGTCTCGTATAGGTTTAAAACCAGTATCAGTCCCTAAGGGTGTCACTGTTGCTGTAAAAGACAATATACTGACCGTTAAAGGAGCCAAGGGTGAATTGACCCAGGCTTACGAGCCTGAAGTCAGCTTTGAACTCAAGGGTGATTCGGCTATAGTCAGCAGAAGAGATGATACCAAAAGAGCCAAGTCAATGCATGGCCTTTACCGAAAACTGTTGGAAAACATGGTAGAAGGTGTTTCCACTGGATTTTCAAAATCTCTTGTTATCAATGGAGTTGGTTACAGGGCAGAAAGCAGAGGTAAAAGTCTTTTTCTGAACCTGGGATTTTCAACCCAGATCGAATATGTTCTTCCCGAAGGGGTGAGCGTTACTTCAGAGGGTAATAAGGTTACTGTTTCTGGTATATCCAAGGAACTAGTAGGACTTGTTGCCAGTGAAATCCGTGGACTTAGACCTCCCGAACCTTATAAAGGTAAGGGGATTAAATACGAAACAGAACATGTCAGACGTAAAGTCGGTAAGTCTGGTGTTAAATAGGTTGTAAATTATGGATAGAATTAAAGAAAAGCAAGCTAAACGGTTGCAGAGAAAAAAACATGTTCGGAAAAAAATATCCGGAACTGCTGATAGGCCCAGACTGACTGTTTTTAAAAGCAACAAAAATCTTAATCTCCAGGTAATTGATGACGTTAAGGGTCACACCATCGTCAGTGCCTCTACACTGGAAAAAGATCTTACTGCAATTAAAGTTAACGTCGAAGGTGGAGCTCAGCTTGGTAAGGTCATCGGCGAAAGAATGAAAGCAGTAGGAATCAATGCAATAGTATTTGACCGTAACGGTTTTATGTACCATGGTATTGTTAAAGCAATTGCTGAAGCAGCCAGAGCCGAAGGCATTCAGTTTTAAGAGGTAAACTATGGCGTATGAAAAAAGAAACAGAGAAGAAAAAGAATTTACCGAAAAGTTAATCAAGCTGAATCGTGTTTCAAAAGCTGTAAAAGGTGGACGAAAAATGTCTTTCTCCGCACTGATGGTTGTCGGTGATGGTAAAGGCCGCGTTGGTTTTGGATTCGGTAAAGCTAATGATGTAGCTGAAGCAATCAGAAAGAGTGTTGAAAAGGCTAAGGGTAACCTCAGAACCATTCCTCTCAAGAAGAATACAATTCCCCATGAGATTCTGGGTGAGTTCAAAAGTGCTTCTGTATTACTGAAACCTGCTGCACCCGGTACTGGTATTATTGCTGGTGGTCCTGTTCGTGCGGTAATGGAAGCTGCAGGCATTCATGATATTCTGTCCAAGTCTCTTGGCTCCAAGAATACCATGAATATCGTTAAGAGCGTTTTCAACGGTCTGGATAATCTGTTCGATGCTAAAGCCGTTGCAAGCGGTCGTGGTAAGAACATAAGTGAACTGTGGGGTTAATATGGCTAAGAAAATTCGTGTTAAACTTGTACGCAGTACAATAGGCCGCAAGCCCCAACAGAGGAAAACAGTCAAGGCCCTTGGTCTTGGTAAGCTCAATTCTGTTGTTGAGAAAGAGGTTAACCCTTCTGTTCTCGGTATGGTTCAGTCCATTTCACACCTCGTTGAAGTAGAGGAGATGGAATAGATGAATAACATTTTTGTACTTAAAGCCCCTCAGGGTGCTAACAGAAAGAAAAAAGTTCTCGGAAGAGGGCATGGTGCCGGTACTGGTAAAACATCCGGTCGAGGTCACAAAGGTCAGAACTCCCGATCCGGTGGCAATGTTCGCCCTGGATTTGAGGGTGGGCAGATGCCTCTGTATAGAAGAGTGGCAGCAAGAGGTTTCTCGAACTATATGTTCAAGAAGACTGCTGTTCCTGTGAATCTGTTCCTATTGGAAAAGAATTACAGTGACGGCGAAATTGTTTCAATGAAAACGCTGCTGGAAAAAGGCCTGATCAAAAAATCCGAGAAGAGTATAAAAATACTTGGAAATGGTGAGCTGAGTAAAAAGCTTGACGTCCAAATTGAAAAAGTTTCCGCTGGTGCAGTTGAAAAGATTGAGAAAGCCGGTGGAAAAGTAGTTAAAAATCCAAATCAGGAATAGTTGGTAATTTATGGCTGGTA
Above is a genomic segment from Oceanispirochaeta sp. containing:
- the rplF gene encoding 50S ribosomal protein L6, which translates into the protein MSRIGLKPVSVPKGVTVAVKDNILTVKGAKGELTQAYEPEVSFELKGDSAIVSRRDDTKRAKSMHGLYRKLLENMVEGVSTGFSKSLVINGVGYRAESRGKSLFLNLGFSTQIEYVLPEGVSVTSEGNKVTVSGISKELVGLVASEIRGLRPPEPYKGKGIKYETEHVRRKVGKSGVK
- the rplO gene encoding 50S ribosomal protein L15, coding for MNNIFVLKAPQGANRKKKVLGRGHGAGTGKTSGRGHKGQNSRSGGNVRPGFEGGQMPLYRRVAARGFSNYMFKKTAVPVNLFLLEKNYSDGEIVSMKTLLEKGLIKKSEKSIKILGNGELSKKLDVQIEKVSAGAVEKIEKAGGKVVKNPNQE
- the rplR gene encoding 50S ribosomal protein L18 translates to MDRIKEKQAKRLQRKKHVRKKISGTADRPRLTVFKSNKNLNLQVIDDVKGHTIVSASTLEKDLTAIKVNVEGGAQLGKVIGERMKAVGINAIVFDRNGFMYHGIVKAIAEAARAEGIQF
- the rpsE gene encoding 30S ribosomal protein S5 yields the protein MAYEKRNREEKEFTEKLIKLNRVSKAVKGGRKMSFSALMVVGDGKGRVGFGFGKANDVAEAIRKSVEKAKGNLRTIPLKKNTIPHEILGEFKSASVLLKPAAPGTGIIAGGPVRAVMEAAGIHDILSKSLGSKNTMNIVKSVFNGLDNLFDAKAVASGRGKNISELWG
- the rpsH gene encoding 30S ribosomal protein S8; amino-acid sequence: MSVSDPVADMLTKIRNASRAKFEKVDIVPSKLKLEIIKILKNEGFVKNFKKVTQDDESVIRVFLKYDDQENPIIHGIQSVSTPGRRVYTGYKDIPRVLNGFGTVIVSTSTGVTTGKKATVGKVGGEIICKVW
- the rpmD gene encoding 50S ribosomal protein L30, translating into MAKKIRVKLVRSTIGRKPQQRKTVKALGLGKLNSVVEKEVNPSVLGMVQSISHLVEVEEME